The following proteins are encoded in a genomic region of Fervidobacterium pennivorans DSM 9078:
- a CDS encoding sensor domain-containing diguanylate cyclase, protein MTKKTLIFVFSLFLIGSVSLFFSKPFVFSYDIRMIIASLIAMFLAQYIEIPIGGVRFTAKPFLYLFLIPFITPETVMFLSLLTIPLVKKIPWQTKLLRLAFEFLQFSVGIFFFKHAIYDYLSLVYFAAGYFATNVILSFVYIPFFTKTNLKNYLSVGFLVFLLGLYASLIVTTLYILPEVKLTYLIFTFLLYAGFLVQLHYTVTAQVWYQELKYEQDEIKREIENLSKIPAVLEELGREDVDKVLSDLLEVSCKMIGFSAALLNLFDYKSGRVVRVAKYGIKDEDFEMLKSRQPQIKDTLVLMQSRFDSGGVYFIPKGSINLDQTYVFRPLEYAMLDVDNAWDPDDLFLVPLIYNNKTIGYISFDKPINGLRPAKREIELSKFFAWQFVQIVKESKYRGFFLSYYPEETTVSELMEEISKAIEMKRTFSFVYLDIDNFDKLNLEKGYAFGDEILREIKKSLENEVRNYGFYTRIGDEFMILLWTKSKSDAMILVQKVIENVKEKYPYVSISGAVVKYPVDAGNLEGILNKAKTALNASKKSGGGRLINI, encoded by the coding sequence GTGACCAAAAAGACTTTGATATTTGTATTTTCGTTGTTCTTGATAGGTTCTGTCTCCTTGTTCTTCTCGAAACCATTTGTTTTTAGTTACGACATACGAATGATTATTGCTTCATTGATAGCTATGTTTTTAGCTCAGTATATTGAAATTCCCATTGGTGGGGTTAGATTCACTGCCAAGCCTTTTTTGTACCTGTTTTTAATTCCTTTTATCACTCCGGAAACGGTAATGTTTCTCTCATTGCTCACGATACCTCTAGTAAAGAAAATTCCTTGGCAAACAAAGCTTCTTAGATTAGCTTTTGAGTTCTTGCAATTTTCAGTAGGTATCTTTTTTTTCAAACATGCTATTTATGACTATCTATCGCTGGTTTATTTCGCTGCCGGTTATTTTGCCACAAACGTTATACTCAGTTTTGTTTACATACCCTTTTTTACAAAGACGAACTTGAAGAACTATCTTAGTGTAGGATTTCTTGTGTTTTTACTAGGTCTCTACGCCTCTTTGATTGTAACCACGCTTTACATTTTGCCAGAAGTGAAGTTGACTTATTTGATTTTTACATTTCTACTCTACGCTGGTTTTTTGGTCCAGCTGCATTATACTGTAACAGCACAAGTGTGGTATCAAGAATTGAAGTACGAGCAGGATGAGATTAAGAGAGAAATTGAAAACCTTTCAAAGATACCAGCTGTCTTGGAAGAACTGGGAAGGGAGGATGTAGATAAAGTATTAAGTGATCTACTTGAAGTATCGTGTAAAATGATAGGTTTTTCTGCTGCGTTGCTGAACTTATTTGATTATAAGTCAGGTAGGGTTGTAAGAGTTGCAAAGTATGGGATTAAAGACGAAGATTTCGAGATGTTAAAAAGCAGACAACCGCAGATAAAAGATACACTGGTACTGATGCAGAGTCGTTTTGACTCAGGAGGGGTTTATTTTATTCCGAAAGGTAGTATTAATTTGGATCAGACGTATGTTTTCAGACCATTAGAATATGCTATGCTAGATGTTGATAATGCATGGGACCCGGATGATTTATTCCTTGTGCCATTAATATACAATAACAAGACAATTGGATACATCAGCTTCGACAAACCTATCAATGGTTTAAGACCGGCAAAAAGGGAAATCGAATTGTCAAAGTTTTTTGCTTGGCAATTTGTACAAATTGTAAAAGAAAGTAAGTATCGAGGATTTTTCTTAAGTTACTACCCAGAAGAAACTACAGTCTCAGAATTAATGGAAGAAATATCGAAAGCTATAGAGATGAAACGAACTTTTTCGTTCGTGTATTTGGACATAGATAATTTTGATAAGCTTAATCTTGAAAAAGGCTATGCTTTTGGCGATGAGATATTGCGAGAAATCAAGAAATCTTTAGAAAATGAAGTAAGAAACTATGGGTTTTACACTCGTATAGGTGATGAGTTTATGATTTTGCTGTGGACAAAAAGCAAGTCGGATGCAATGATTTTAGTCCAAAAAGTAATTGAAAATGTTAAAGAGAAGTACCCTTATGTGAGTATCAGTGGTGCAGTTGTCAAGTATCCAGTTGATGCGGGCAATTTGGAAGGGATATTGAACAAAGCTAAAACTGCTTTGAATGCGAGTAAGAAGTCTGGAGGAGGACGCTTAATCAACATATGA